One Vibrio gallaecicus genomic region harbors:
- a CDS encoding LruC domain-containing protein — MRITTLSLMLGMPFFAHAAPFDTCPSQAYLFQSTPVQVYGINLVTGSTTLLQADTGINANINAVGFDFDDRYIYGYDTTNKRIVRLGKDFQAEVINTSGLPTNHTFYVGDVFGHKYYLYRKGEGLFSIDLTPLDSDKNAVLPVTQISSTATINLTDFAFHPGNGFLYGIDNNSGYLYRFDRTDGSSEMIGDTGETGTFGAGYFDVNGYYYVSRNQDGKIYRINLSTSNQSNIDNGIVPAVEFVSNGPASSQNDGARCANAPVVDEDSNIDFGDAPNSYLTLLESNGPRHELDGLTWLGTAQPDGEQNGFTAPQSDESSGIDDEWSNGGIGFVTGLESGLDSKVLIDASTSGYLSAWIDWNQDGSFDGENEQVFTDQALSAGENTLFLTADIGALTGTTWARFRFSQQTGLNYFGGSTSGEVVDIQVDVLNDGASARYFPSASGYATLAYEDNWPYKADYDMNDAVIFYRITEILKDGKVVKSTINGRLAAVGADYLNGFAIRMEGLSPAMVNSSSSYMKHNGTYVDSGVNDTLGLENNRSEAIFVVTENLTAHTSNGCSFYRTKSDCKEAEEFEFQIGVTINGEGIETNVWTDMPYDPFIFATPGHYHGPNLPLHPGRSWEVHLSDHSPTEAFDSANLFNTGLGVDDSRPAEGKYFKTVENHPWALLITSPDEWEWPLERVNIVTAYPDFASYAESEGQQSTDWYKAPAANQCYIP, encoded by the coding sequence ATGAGAATTACAACACTCAGTTTAATGCTAGGCATGCCATTTTTCGCTCACGCTGCCCCTTTCGATACCTGCCCTAGTCAGGCATATTTGTTTCAGTCAACACCTGTTCAAGTATACGGCATCAATCTCGTCACAGGTTCGACAACCTTGTTGCAGGCAGACACTGGAATAAATGCCAATATAAATGCTGTTGGTTTCGATTTTGATGACCGATACATTTATGGCTACGACACAACGAACAAACGTATTGTTCGTCTCGGTAAAGATTTCCAAGCAGAAGTCATCAATACAAGTGGCTTACCGACCAACCATACATTCTATGTTGGTGACGTTTTTGGGCATAAATACTACCTATACCGCAAAGGCGAAGGGCTATTTTCTATTGACCTAACCCCTCTTGATTCTGATAAAAATGCCGTATTACCTGTTACTCAAATCTCTTCGACGGCTACCATCAACCTAACAGATTTTGCTTTCCATCCCGGTAATGGCTTTTTGTATGGCATAGACAATAACTCTGGCTATTTGTATAGATTCGACCGTACCGATGGTTCAAGTGAAATGATTGGGGATACAGGAGAAACCGGAACATTTGGTGCTGGGTACTTCGATGTGAACGGCTATTATTATGTCTCGCGTAATCAAGATGGGAAGATATACCGAATCAACCTTTCCACCTCTAACCAATCCAATATCGACAATGGTATTGTGCCAGCCGTTGAGTTTGTCTCTAACGGTCCAGCCTCTAGCCAAAACGATGGTGCTCGATGTGCCAATGCACCTGTTGTTGATGAAGATTCAAATATTGACTTCGGCGATGCCCCAAACAGCTACCTAACGTTACTTGAGAGTAATGGCCCACGTCATGAACTTGATGGGCTTACATGGCTTGGTACCGCTCAACCTGATGGTGAACAAAACGGCTTCACCGCGCCTCAGTCTGATGAATCATCTGGTATCGATGACGAATGGTCAAATGGCGGTATTGGTTTTGTTACAGGTCTTGAGTCCGGTTTAGATTCTAAAGTATTAATCGACGCTTCAACTTCTGGTTATTTATCTGCTTGGATAGATTGGAACCAAGATGGCAGCTTTGATGGAGAAAACGAGCAAGTCTTTACTGATCAAGCTCTGTCTGCCGGGGAAAACACTCTTTTCTTAACAGCTGATATTGGCGCATTAACTGGCACAACTTGGGCAAGATTTCGATTCAGTCAGCAAACAGGCTTAAATTACTTCGGCGGCTCCACGTCAGGTGAGGTGGTTGATATTCAGGTAGATGTTTTGAATGACGGCGCTTCAGCTCGCTACTTCCCTAGCGCTTCTGGCTACGCAACATTAGCTTATGAAGATAATTGGCCATACAAAGCAGATTACGATATGAACGATGCCGTAATTTTCTATCGAATCACGGAAATATTAAAAGATGGGAAAGTGGTTAAATCAACTATCAATGGCAGATTGGCAGCCGTTGGGGCTGACTATCTGAATGGTTTTGCTATTCGAATGGAAGGCTTGTCTCCAGCAATGGTCAACTCGTCTAGTTCATACATGAAACATAATGGAACGTACGTTGACTCAGGTGTAAACGATACTTTAGGGCTTGAGAACAATCGATCAGAAGCGATTTTCGTCGTGACTGAAAACTTAACGGCTCATACATCGAATGGCTGTAGCTTCTATAGAACTAAATCAGACTGCAAGGAAGCTGAAGAATTTGAGTTCCAGATAGGGGTAACAATTAACGGCGAAGGTATTGAAACTAATGTATGGACTGATATGCCTTACGACCCGTTCATTTTTGCCACTCCAGGGCACTACCACGGTCCAAATTTACCATTACATCCAGGAAGAAGTTGGGAAGTACATTTATCCGATCACTCTCCAACAGAAGCTTTCGATAGCGCTAATCTTTTTAACACTGGTCTAGGGGTTGATGACAGCCGACCTGCCGAAGGTAAGTATTTTAAAACAGTCGAAAATCACCCTTGGGCGTTATTGATCACTTCACCAGATGAGTGGGAATGGCCACTTGAACGAGTCAACATTGTCACCGCTTACCCTGACTTTGCGAGTTACGCAGAATCGGAAGGTCAGCAATCTACTGATTGGTACAAAGCACCAGCAGCTAACCAATGCTATATCCCATAG
- the moeB gene encoding molybdopterin-synthase adenylyltransferase MoeB, which produces MEILSDAEMLRYNRQIILKQFDFEGQEALKQSSVLVLGAGGLGCASAQYLATAGVGHITLIDDDHVELSNLQRQVLHNDGDIGKKKVDSAAQSLKQLNPHLSLDTRGKRLSDDELKLLVESHTLVLDASDNVETRNQLNRLCFSSKTPLVSGAAIRMEGQISVFTYQDSNEPCYQCLSSLFGNAALSCVEAGVMAPVVGIIGATQALEAIKVIANFGTPKKGKLLILDAMSLSWREMKLMKIPTCPVCS; this is translated from the coding sequence ATGGAAATTCTTTCTGATGCAGAAATGCTTCGCTATAACCGCCAAATCATACTTAAGCAATTTGATTTTGAAGGACAAGAAGCTCTTAAACAGAGCTCGGTACTTGTGCTTGGTGCAGGCGGGTTAGGTTGTGCTTCGGCTCAATACCTTGCAACGGCTGGTGTTGGTCATATCACTTTAATTGATGACGACCATGTCGAGCTGTCTAATTTACAGCGTCAAGTTCTTCATAATGATGGTGATATTGGGAAGAAGAAAGTGGATTCTGCCGCTCAATCTCTTAAACAATTAAATCCGCATTTATCATTAGATACGCGAGGCAAAAGGTTAAGTGATGATGAGCTAAAGCTATTAGTTGAATCTCATACTCTTGTGCTAGATGCTAGTGACAACGTTGAAACACGTAATCAACTGAATCGATTATGCTTTTCTTCAAAAACACCTTTAGTGTCTGGTGCTGCGATTCGCATGGAAGGTCAAATCAGTGTATTCACTTATCAAGATTCGAATGAACCTTGCTACCAATGTTTAAGCTCCTTATTTGGTAACGCAGCATTAAGTTGTGTTGAAGCTGGTGTGATGGCGCCCGTAGTAGGGATCATTGGGGCAACTCAGGCACTTGAAGCCATCAAAGTTATTGCGAATTTCGGCACCCCTAAAAAAGGGAAATTACTGATTCTAGATGCAATGTCCTTAAGCTGGCGTGAAATGAAACTAATGAAAATACCTACTTGTCCTGTTTGTTCTTAA
- the moeA gene encoding molybdopterin molybdotransferase MoeA, whose protein sequence is MGCCDAPGLMPIEEALDKMLSPIKPIQTTLSLPLAEALGYVLAEDVLSPIFVPPFDNSAMDGYALRLADFEQTRVLPLAGKSFAGQPFSGEWPAQTTIRIMTGAKIPEGCDAVVMQENTLVTDAGIKITQEHIQLNNNIRPTGDDIKQGDIVLNQGARLTPRDIPMIASLGISHVSVVRKPKVAFFSTGDELKTLGEPLAEGQIYDSNRYGIKPLIEAFGCEAIDLGIIPDCPETLKQTFDKAQSLADVVVTSGGVSVGEADYTKDILEELGQIGFWKLAIKPGKPFAFGELDNAWFCGLPGNPVSAILTMYVLVQPMLAKLAGHSAWTAPESIPAVTKSAFKKGPGRTDYQRGIYTIEEGKFVVETTGNQSSGAFRSMSLANCFVVIEKDRGSVEVGETVQIQLFNSTLY, encoded by the coding sequence ATGGGCTGTTGCGACGCTCCTGGCTTAATGCCAATTGAAGAAGCATTAGACAAAATGCTGTCACCAATAAAACCAATCCAAACGACCTTATCTTTACCTCTTGCCGAAGCGCTTGGGTATGTTCTTGCTGAAGATGTGCTGTCTCCTATTTTTGTGCCTCCTTTTGACAATTCAGCGATGGACGGTTATGCCCTAAGATTGGCCGACTTCGAACAGACACGTGTACTCCCACTAGCAGGTAAATCTTTCGCAGGTCAACCCTTCTCTGGCGAGTGGCCAGCTCAAACAACAATTCGAATCATGACTGGGGCTAAAATCCCAGAAGGTTGCGATGCCGTCGTAATGCAGGAAAACACTTTAGTCACTGATGCGGGCATCAAAATCACACAAGAACATATCCAGCTGAATAATAATATTCGTCCAACTGGTGATGACATTAAACAAGGCGATATTGTGCTGAATCAGGGCGCTCGATTAACACCTCGTGACATTCCAATGATTGCCTCTCTAGGCATTAGCCATGTCAGTGTTGTTCGTAAACCTAAAGTCGCATTTTTCTCAACAGGGGATGAATTAAAAACGTTAGGTGAACCGCTAGCTGAAGGGCAAATCTATGACAGTAATCGCTACGGTATAAAGCCTCTAATCGAAGCGTTTGGCTGTGAGGCCATTGACTTAGGAATCATTCCTGACTGCCCTGAAACATTAAAACAAACTTTCGATAAGGCTCAATCTTTAGCTGATGTTGTTGTAACGTCTGGTGGCGTAAGCGTAGGCGAAGCCGATTATACGAAAGATATTTTAGAAGAGCTTGGACAAATCGGTTTTTGGAAGTTGGCGATAAAGCCTGGTAAACCTTTTGCTTTTGGTGAGCTAGATAATGCTTGGTTTTGTGGTTTACCAGGAAATCCTGTATCTGCGATATTGACTATGTACGTTCTCGTTCAGCCTATGCTTGCAAAACTTGCGGGGCATTCAGCTTGGACGGCTCCGGAATCTATCCCAGCGGTGACCAAATCGGCTTTCAAAAAAGGACCAGGACGTACTGACTACCAACGTGGAATTTACACGATAGAAGAAGGTAAGTTTGTTGTGGAAACCACAGGAAATCAAAGCTCAGGTGCATTCCGTTCAATGAGTTTAGCAAACTGCTTTGTCGTAATAGAGAAAGATCGCGGTAGCGTTGAAGTTGGTGAAACTGTGCAAATTCAGCTCTTTAATTCGACTCTTTATTAA
- the folE gene encoding GTP cyclohydrolase I FolE, which produces MSGLSESAKLVKDALASRGLETPMSPNDVSREEKKERIEHHMREILTLLELDLSDDSLEETPQRIAKMYVDEVFSGLDYANFPKITVIENKMKVSEMVCVKNITVTSTCEHHLVTIDGKTAVAYIPRGKIIGLSKINRIVRFFAQRPQVQERMTQQILIALQTLLETDDVAVTMDAVHYCVKSRGVMDATSETTTTALGGLFKSNPATRHEFLHGLR; this is translated from the coding sequence ATGTCAGGTCTTAGCGAATCAGCGAAGTTGGTTAAAGATGCGCTAGCAAGCCGCGGGTTAGAAACACCAATGAGCCCGAATGATGTCAGCCGAGAAGAAAAGAAAGAGCGCATTGAGCATCATATGCGTGAGATCTTAACTCTTCTTGAACTCGATCTTTCCGACGATAGTTTAGAAGAAACCCCGCAGCGCATTGCAAAAATGTACGTTGATGAAGTGTTTTCTGGTTTGGATTACGCTAATTTTCCTAAAATCACAGTTATCGAAAATAAGATGAAAGTGAGTGAAATGGTTTGCGTAAAAAATATTACCGTGACCAGCACTTGTGAACATCACCTTGTTACTATCGATGGTAAAACCGCGGTTGCTTATATCCCAAGAGGGAAGATTATCGGCTTATCAAAAATAAACCGTATTGTTCGTTTCTTTGCACAGCGCCCGCAAGTTCAAGAACGCATGACTCAGCAGATATTAATTGCACTTCAGACGTTATTAGAAACGGACGATGTCGCTGTTACTATGGATGCCGTGCATTATTGCGTAAAATCACGTGGTGTGATGGATGCGACTAGCGAAACGACGACGACAGCACTCGGTGGTTTATTTAAGTCAAACCCTGCGACTCGACATGAATTTCTGCATGGTTTGCGATAA
- a CDS encoding sensor domain-containing diguanylate cyclase, protein MLRRLNLNQLLFVTHMLLVLWLVGSFSYTRYASEWSGKIASEVRLANSSMQHVLKDVSFAARGLNYNYVATQHALAGYDETPNLFYFEVIATSKNEESYNVAWAKDVGELWNTEALFEQNDELEISIKGLRERLITASEEDKFKLTYVLDRLLDKQDRLSNHIRLENLFGNIYFEPDFTHSDYVLDLDSCLLYLKLPLLNSEGSYLWAVFDATSLTQFKIDTIFLLAREAFIAILFSIALIVWASRRIIQPIHRLAESMEGDIDSIDVDSIPDQHRSDELGKLAQRYASLIRRIQNQMLGLRRQSLFDVLTGVYSRFAYETQANLTLESSWKNDRWFGLIIIDIDNFKAYNDEFGHATGDEALQAVAKAFRTSINPHSDKVYRFGGEEFVIVCEKSSASGVSSLAELLRTNVWLKKIQHPNNGGLGFVTCSVGVSMSRSSDREVSLKALFKQADLALYQAKDSGRNQVVIAGQRNAIIESDDDLQGNSHKEHSHCQTEQQDKTNENKEPVV, encoded by the coding sequence ATGCTTCGAAGGCTTAATTTAAACCAGTTATTATTTGTTACGCATATGCTGCTTGTTCTTTGGCTCGTTGGGTCTTTTAGCTATACGCGTTATGCAAGTGAGTGGAGCGGAAAAATAGCCTCTGAAGTTCGTTTAGCAAACTCATCTATGCAACATGTTTTGAAAGATGTGTCGTTTGCTGCGAGAGGGCTGAATTATAATTATGTTGCCACTCAGCATGCCCTAGCTGGTTACGACGAAACGCCAAATTTATTTTATTTCGAAGTTATCGCCACCTCTAAAAATGAAGAATCCTACAATGTTGCATGGGCAAAAGATGTCGGTGAATTGTGGAATACAGAAGCGTTATTTGAACAGAATGATGAACTAGAAATTAGTATTAAGGGGCTAAGAGAACGCCTCATCACAGCTTCTGAAGAAGATAAGTTTAAACTTACTTATGTTCTTGATCGGTTGCTCGATAAACAAGATAGGTTAAGTAACCACATTCGTCTTGAGAATCTATTTGGAAATATATATTTTGAGCCAGATTTTACTCATTCTGATTATGTTCTGGATCTAGATTCTTGCCTGCTTTACCTCAAACTTCCTCTTTTAAATTCTGAAGGCAGCTATTTATGGGCTGTTTTCGATGCAACAAGTCTGACTCAGTTTAAGATTGACACTATCTTCCTCCTGGCTCGTGAAGCATTTATTGCTATTCTGTTCTCGATTGCCTTAATTGTTTGGGCAAGCCGTAGAATTATTCAGCCAATACACCGGTTAGCGGAAAGTATGGAAGGGGATATTGATTCTATTGATGTGGATTCAATTCCTGATCAACATCGTTCTGATGAATTAGGAAAGTTGGCACAGCGTTATGCATCGTTGATTCGTAGAATACAAAACCAAATGTTAGGGCTTAGAAGGCAGTCTTTATTTGATGTGTTGACAGGGGTCTACTCACGATTTGCGTATGAAACACAAGCAAATTTAACACTAGAAAGTTCCTGGAAGAATGATCGATGGTTTGGATTAATTATCATCGATATTGATAACTTTAAAGCCTATAACGATGAGTTCGGTCATGCCACAGGTGATGAGGCCCTTCAAGCTGTCGCTAAAGCATTTAGAACAAGCATTAACCCTCACTCTGATAAAGTGTATCGGTTTGGTGGAGAAGAATTCGTTATTGTTTGTGAGAAATCATCCGCTAGCGGTGTTAGTTCTCTCGCTGAATTATTGAGAACCAATGTATGGCTGAAGAAAATTCAGCACCCTAACAATGGTGGGCTAGGTTTTGTTACTTGTTCTGTGGGCGTTTCTATGTCCCGTAGTTCTGATAGAGAAGTGAGTTTGAAAGCATTATTTAAGCAGGCTGATTTAGCTCTTTATCAAGCTAAAGATAGTGGGAGGAACCAAGTCGTTATTGCTGGGCAAAGAAATGCGATAATCGAGAGTGATGATGACCTGCAAGGTAATAGCCATAAAGAGCATAGCCACTGCCAGACAGAACAACAAGATAAGACTAATGAGAATAAAGAGCCTGTAGTGTAA
- a CDS encoding YaeQ family protein, translating to MALKPTIYKFRISLTDMNRDYYDSFNLTIAQHPSETEQRMMARIIAFCLNASPELQFTKGLSSIEEPDLWQKTLDDQILEWIDVGEPDPERVKKATRLAKNVKVFSFNTKSNVWWEQNKGKFGYLKADITRLSNDGIEQMAAMTQRTMDLSVMLSGNSAFVNSDTQSAEITWEELQSND from the coding sequence ATGGCTCTTAAACCAACAATTTATAAGTTTCGTATCTCTCTAACTGACATGAACCGCGATTATTACGATTCTTTTAATCTAACGATTGCTCAGCACCCATCTGAAACCGAACAACGCATGATGGCTCGTATCATTGCTTTTTGTTTGAATGCCTCTCCTGAACTTCAATTCACCAAAGGGTTATCGAGCATTGAAGAGCCGGATCTATGGCAGAAGACGCTTGATGATCAAATTTTGGAATGGATTGATGTTGGTGAACCTGATCCTGAGCGCGTTAAAAAAGCTACTCGATTAGCCAAAAATGTAAAAGTATTCAGCTTTAATACTAAATCGAATGTGTGGTGGGAACAGAATAAAGGCAAATTTGGCTACCTAAAGGCTGATATTACGCGTTTAAGTAATGATGGTATTGAGCAAATGGCAGCCATGACACAACGCACCATGGATTTATCTGTCATGCTTTCTGGTAACTCTGCATTTGTTAATAGTGATACTCAGTCTGCAGAAATCACATGGGAAGAATTGCAAAGCAATGACTAA
- a CDS encoding cold-shock protein, producing MSNTVTGTVKWFNETKGFGFIQQENGADVFAHFSAITGDGFKTLAEGQKVEFTVSQGQKGPQADSIKVL from the coding sequence ATGTCTAACACAGTTACTGGTACAGTAAAATGGTTTAACGAAACTAAAGGTTTCGGTTTCATTCAACAAGAAAACGGCGCTGACGTATTTGCACACTTTTCTGCAATCACAGGCGACGGTTTCAAAACTCTAGCTGAAGGCCAAAAAGTTGAGTTCACTGTATCTCAAGGTCAAAAAGGTCCACAAGCAGACAGCATTAAAGTACTTTAA
- a CDS encoding alternative ribosome-rescue factor A — MGKKSKALKPALNRVDVTDSIEVETGRGIVKDNALKAVVTSRIFRSRVEKAKKGKGSFTRKGKHRGKEPYSKVAEERYLNRAFFCSID, encoded by the coding sequence ATGGGTAAGAAAAGTAAGGCTCTGAAGCCAGCTTTGAATCGGGTCGATGTAACCGACTCTATTGAAGTTGAAACAGGGCGGGGAATAGTAAAAGACAACGCATTAAAAGCAGTCGTAACCAGTAGAATATTCAGAAGCAGAGTAGAAAAAGCGAAAAAAGGAAAGGGAAGTTTTACAAGGAAAGGTAAGCATAGAGGCAAAGAGCCCTATTCAAAAGTTGCTGAAGAGCGATATTTGAATAGGGCTTTTTTTTGCTCAATAGATTAA
- a CDS encoding threonine/serine exporter family protein translates to MPSQYRINKIVEIGDTLHRSGCAPYKLEKYTQYYAKKHGVDVMIQATPTAINYQFPDDNNAVILKRHKPASINLSLLANTIIRINQPSSEPVPEPVGYSKVVSALANMGIPPAYLMLVGSTLEAVAFSVLLGFMVWVCQQVCHSRRAIAAEFISALITGIFVAFLASTGMPIPIWALCIASVVLFVPGLSIANALECLAFNDLVSGTSLLGQSALSLIKLFVGIVMGLNIGEALWGQVESISYTNEVPTWMHVSGLVLISVCIGVIFNARPKDILLGLPVAVLGMWGPFYLGFDSGWVVGTWVTTVLITLYGTWIAKRMNLTGAIYIVQGIIILVPGSRVLVSASQSVFEQSILPIPSIGLSALFMFSAIVAGQITAYSIYSPKVER, encoded by the coding sequence ATGCCTTCGCAGTATAGAATTAACAAAATTGTTGAAATTGGAGACACTCTTCATCGCAGTGGTTGTGCCCCATATAAGCTCGAAAAATATACTCAATATTATGCAAAGAAGCATGGGGTTGATGTGATGATTCAAGCCACCCCCACCGCGATCAATTACCAATTCCCTGATGATAATAATGCTGTCATTCTTAAACGCCATAAACCAGCATCCATTAACCTCAGCTTACTTGCGAATACGATCATTCGTATTAACCAACCGAGTAGCGAGCCCGTACCTGAGCCTGTTGGCTATTCAAAAGTGGTCAGTGCGCTTGCGAATATGGGCATTCCACCTGCTTATTTAATGTTGGTGGGCAGTACATTGGAAGCTGTCGCTTTTTCCGTATTGCTGGGTTTCATGGTATGGGTATGTCAGCAAGTTTGTCATTCACGAAGAGCCATTGCAGCTGAGTTTATCTCAGCTCTTATCACTGGTATTTTCGTCGCTTTCTTAGCCAGCACCGGTATGCCAATTCCTATTTGGGCACTTTGTATTGCATCTGTTGTTCTATTTGTACCCGGATTATCAATCGCAAATGCACTCGAATGCCTCGCCTTTAATGATTTAGTATCGGGAACCAGTTTATTAGGGCAAAGCGCGCTTTCTTTGATTAAGCTTTTTGTTGGAATAGTCATGGGGCTTAATATTGGAGAGGCATTATGGGGGCAAGTTGAATCCATCTCGTATACCAATGAAGTGCCAACCTGGATGCACGTTTCGGGACTAGTGCTCATATCTGTATGTATCGGGGTGATATTTAATGCGCGTCCAAAAGACATATTACTTGGGTTGCCTGTCGCGGTACTGGGTATGTGGGGACCATTCTATTTAGGCTTTGATAGTGGTTGGGTTGTAGGAACTTGGGTGACTACCGTTCTCATTACGCTTTATGGAACTTGGATAGCCAAAAGAATGAACCTAACAGGCGCAATTTATATTGTACAAGGCATCATCATTCTTGTGCCAGGTAGCCGAGTATTGGTGAGTGCAAGCCAATCGGTATTTGAGCAATCTATATTACCAATTCCTAGCATTGGTTTGTCCGCATTATTCATGTTTTCTGCCATTGTTGCAGGGCAGATTACCGCATACTCCATTTACTCACCGAAAGTTGAGCGTTAG
- a CDS encoding EAL domain-containing protein has translation MDRRTKRRQMIVSVVIAIFIYFGSSVVISRILSYQLWQQTTVEASRMLASANEIKDEIILSLTNLNILPFEQCSDENLLEMRKTLFRSQYIKDVGYFTNGDLVCTTGLGQLDVPFKDRTPPNFVTEDGIEYWSFEHLIFFDQEHSALIARYQNYNVVVEPTTFGHLVSEDYEWEMFFNGNNQTYTWAGQEGVADEARKEQPMSLMSPALVSVIKCNSYKRVCVAVKPKLLNRSEYPPLLFELTTLLSICFSVFAYLLVHKYFRVQWTPIKRVQRGLASNQFYCLYQPIVELKSGKIIGVEMLARFEDQYGSLTPDEFIPLISQLNKTWQFTEQVMLKAMQETVPISHSGFKLSMNIYPQDIANGNVESLLELSAFNDFPGKIMLEVTESEYLEGDGACNTLSQLQKQGVDIAIDDFGTGYSNLNQLRKINSQVLKIDRSFVIDVEDGAIRSSLIQHIVDIARAENMLLVAEGVETSVQHQALAKMGIEYAQGWAFGRPMSYEKLVRLLIEE, from the coding sequence TTGGATCGAAGAACGAAACGTCGACAAATGATCGTATCTGTTGTTATTGCCATCTTTATTTATTTTGGCTCGTCAGTTGTGATTTCAAGAATTTTGTCATACCAGCTATGGCAGCAAACGACCGTTGAAGCAAGCAGAATGCTAGCAAGCGCCAACGAAATTAAAGATGAGATCATACTGAGCTTAACCAACCTAAATATCCTTCCTTTTGAGCAATGTTCAGATGAAAATCTATTGGAAATGCGTAAGACACTTTTTCGCTCTCAGTACATTAAGGATGTCGGCTATTTCACTAATGGAGACTTAGTGTGCACGACAGGCTTAGGACAATTAGATGTACCGTTTAAAGATAGAACCCCACCAAATTTTGTGACTGAAGATGGAATTGAGTATTGGAGTTTTGAACACTTAATCTTTTTTGACCAAGAGCACTCTGCACTGATTGCTCGTTATCAAAACTATAATGTCGTGGTTGAGCCAACAACATTCGGTCATTTAGTTAGTGAAGATTATGAATGGGAGATGTTCTTCAACGGTAATAATCAAACCTATACATGGGCGGGACAAGAGGGGGTTGCCGATGAAGCAAGGAAAGAGCAGCCAATGAGCCTAATGTCTCCGGCTTTGGTTTCTGTCATAAAGTGCAACTCATATAAGCGTGTTTGTGTGGCGGTTAAACCAAAATTATTAAACCGAAGTGAATACCCACCGCTATTGTTTGAATTAACTACGTTACTTTCCATTTGTTTTTCGGTTTTTGCCTACTTGCTAGTACATAAGTATTTTCGAGTTCAATGGACACCGATTAAACGGGTGCAGAGAGGTTTAGCTTCTAACCAATTTTATTGTTTATATCAGCCGATCGTTGAACTGAAAAGTGGGAAGATAATCGGTGTTGAAATGCTTGCAAGATTTGAAGATCAGTATGGGTCATTAACTCCCGACGAGTTTATTCCGCTAATTAGCCAGTTAAATAAAACTTGGCAGTTCACGGAACAGGTCATGCTCAAAGCTATGCAGGAAACAGTACCAATTAGCCATAGTGGATTTAAACTGAGCATGAACATATATCCTCAAGATATAGCCAATGGGAATGTTGAATCTTTACTCGAACTGAGTGCATTCAACGACTTTCCAGGAAAGATCATGCTAGAGGTAACAGAGAGTGAGTATTTAGAAGGGGATGGTGCCTGCAATACGCTTAGCCAATTACAAAAACAAGGTGTGGATATTGCCATTGATGATTTTGGTACAGGTTACTCTAACCTAAATCAGCTACGGAAAATAAACAGCCAAGTGCTCAAAATTGATAGAAGCTTTGTTATTGATGTTGAAGATGGGGCAATTCGTTCATCTTTAATCCAACATATTGTTGATATTGCTCGAGCTGAGAATATGTTACTCGTGGCTGAAGGGGTCGAAACCTCGGTTCAGCACCAAGCATTAGCCAAAATGGGGATAGAATATGCCCAGGGCTGGGCGTTTGGCAGACCAATGAGTTATGAAAAGCTAGTCCGCCTCCTTATTGAAGAGTAA
- a CDS encoding helix-turn-helix domain-containing protein gives MIKCHLSTLLGARKLKIADVVRDTGINRSTVNRLFHETNNRIDFETLEKICVYLNCTVGELLEVQTQDSID, from the coding sequence ATGATTAAATGTCATCTTTCAACTTTACTTGGCGCTAGAAAGCTAAAAATTGCTGATGTAGTAAGAGATACTGGAATAAATAGAAGTACAGTTAATAGGTTATTTCATGAAACAAATAACCGAATTGATTTTGAAACTCTTGAAAAAATCTGCGTCTATTTAAACTGTACTGTGGGTGAACTATTAGAAGTACAAACTCAAGATAGCATCGATTAG